The Deltaproteobacteria bacterium DNA window GCCCCCGCGCCGTGACGACGTTCATGCCGGGGCGGGCGCGAGACGCCGCTCGAGGCGGCGCGCCAGGCGCGAGAGCGGGTAGCTCATCGCCAGGTAGAGGGCGGCGCACAGCACGCCCGGCCCGAGCCAGCCGCGCACGTCGACCGCCGTGATCGTCATCTGCTTGGTCAGCTCGACGACGGTGATGACCGAGACGAGCGAGGAGTCCTTCAGGAGCGCGATGAAGTCGTTGGCCACGCCCGGGAGTGCCACGCGCAGCGCCTGCGGCAGCACGATCCGCCTGAGCGCCAGCCAGCGCGACATGCCGAGCGCCAGCGCCGCCTCGCTCTGCCCGACGGGCACCGCCTCGAGCCCGGCGCGGTAGAGCTCCGACTCGTAGGCGGCGTAGTTGAGACCGAGGCCCACGACGGCGGCGGTGAACGCGTCGAGCGTGAGCAGCGGCGCCAGGCCGTAGTAGAGCACGTAGAGCTGGAGCAGCACGGGCGTGCCGCGGAACACCTCGACGTACACGCCGGCCGCCGCGGCGAGCACGCGTCCTCCGTAGCGGCGCGCGACGCTCAGCACGAGCCCGCCGGCGATCGCGATCGCCATCGCGAGCACCGAGATGACGATCGTGAACCCCGCGCCGTGGACGAAGAGCGGGACGTAGGCGAGCGTTCCGGCGGCCGCGGCGGCATCCACCGGCGGCGCGGGGGCGCCGGCGAGCGTCGCCTGCCGCGCGTCCCACAGCTGCCAGCGCTCGAGGATGCGGCGCAGCTCGCCCTCGCCCGTCGTGGCGGCGAGCGCGCCGTCGACCGCGGAGAGCAGCTCCGGCTCGCTCGGGCGCAGCGCGATCGCATACACGCCCTCACCGAGCGTCCCGGCGGCGCGCAGCGTCGGGCGCGGGAGGCCGTAGCGGGCAGCGATGATGTTGTCCAGGAGCACGGCGCGCACCCGCCCGCGCTCGAGGTCGAGGTACGGCTCCTCGACCCCCTCGTAGAGCACCAGCTCGACGCCGGGCGCGGCGCGCACGAGGTCGAGCGCGAGCGAGCCCTCGAGCGTGCCCACGCGCGCGCCGCGCAGATCGCCGAGGCCGTGCACGGACCGGTCGTCCCGGCGGACGACAAGCGTCTCGGTGAACGCGTAGTACGGGCGCGTGAAGGCCACGCGCGCGCGCCGCGCCGGCGTCACCTCGATACCGTTTAGCGCCACGTCGAAGTCGCCGCGCTCGAGCGACGGGATCAGCGTCTGCCAGTCGTTCTGCACGAACTCGGCGCGCACGCCGAGGCGGCGTGCGAGCGCGTCGGCGATCTCGACCTCGAAGCCTGTCAGCCGGCGCCCGTCGCGCGGGTCCTGGAAGACGTAGGGCTCGCCGCCCTGCATGTCGCCGCCCCAGCGGAGCGTCCCCCGCGCGCGCAGGCGCGCGAGCGCATCGTCCGCCGCCGCGGCGCCGGCGGCCGCCATCGTCGCGACGAGCACGATGCCACGGAGCCAGCCCAGAGCGTCCTTGCTTTAGCGGAGGGACGGCAGGTGGGCAAGATTTCTCGGCCCGTGCTATGGAGCGCCGCATGCGAACAGCCATCGGAGCGCTCCTGATCGTGCTGGCGGTCGCGCGCGCGGCGCCCGCCGGTGATGCGACCGGCGCCTTCGCGCCCTACGAGGACCTGCTCGAGGTCCTGGCCGACCTGACCTGGCATCTCAGGGACGACACCTACCGCTTCCCGCCCCCCAAGGACCCGACCGGCCACGACCTCTACCAGCTCGCGCTCCGCCGCGTCGAGAACTGGGAGAAGCGCTACCCGGGGAGGCTGCGCGACGTGACGGGGTTCGCACGCGCCGAGGCGCTCGAGCACCTGGGCGAGTACCAGCCCGCGGCCGACCTCTACCGCCAGGTGGCCGCGCTGCCCTCCCCCCTCGCCGAGCCCGCGCGCCAGGGCGCGGAGCGGGCCGGGGTCTTCGCGGGAGCCGCGGCGCTCCCCGAGGACGCCCCCGAGGCGGCGGGCGCGCTCGGCGCGCTGCGCCGGAAGCTCGACGCCTGGGGCACCGTAGTCGCCCGCTACGGGGGGACGCCGTGGGAGCCGGGGGCGCTCGCCGAGGAGGAGCGCCTCGAGGCGACGGCCGCCCGCCTCGTGGTCGAGCAGCGCCGCGCGCTCGAGGAGGGCCCCACCGCCGCCGAGCGCGCGCTCCGCTTCCTCGTCCAGAAGCACGCCGACTCGAAGGAGCTCCCGGGCCACATCCTCCGCCTCGCCGATTTCTATGCCGAGCTCGCGCGCGAGTACGTGCAGAGCCACGAGCGCCCGCTCGCCTTCGACGAGGACGAGTTCGTGCGCCAAGCCGACCGCGCCCTCGACACCTACCGCAAGGTCTCCACCTGGGACGGGGCGCGCGAGAAGCCCGAGGCGCAGGCGCGCTTCGCGGCCCTCGACGCCTACAAGACGGCGGTGCTGGGGCGGTATCGGTGACCCCGTCGGCCGGCGTGACCGCTCTCGCGGTCGGCCTCCCAATCAGCCGGGGGCCCGTCCGCTGCTCGCGCGCTGCGCGCGCTCCGCTGCTCCGATGCCCCCGGACCCCGTCGGCCGGCGTGACCGCTCTCGCGGTCGGCCTCCGCCTAGCGCTCCTCGCGCTGCTCGCGGTGCCGGCGGGCGGGCGGGCCGACGACCTCCTCGCCGAGGCGGCGGCGGCCGACCCGGCGCTCGAGGCGCGGGTTCGCCTGATCGCCGTCCATCGCCTCGAGGGGAACGCCGAGCTCCTCGCTGCCGACCTCGCGGATCTGGAGGCGCGCGACGAGGCGCGCCGGTCCGCGGGCCTGCCCCGGACCGGTCTCGCCGACGACGCGCGCTACCTCGCCGCCGGGCTCGCGGCAACGCGCGACACGCAGCGCGAGGCGCTCCACGCGGTCTTGAGCGCCCACCCCGACCCGCTCGTCCGCCGCCTCGCCGAGCACGCGCTCGAGACGGACGACGCCGCCACCGCCGACCGCCTGCTCGCCGACGACCGCCACAATCGCCGCGCCGCGGTGCTGAACGACGCGGTACGCCCGCTCGGCATCTTCTCTGGCGGCGCCTTCCTGGCCGCGCTCAACCCGTTCCTCCTCGCCGGCAGCGTGGCCGACAGCCTGGTCACCACCGCCGTCAACCTCTGGCACTACGATCGCCTCTCCGCGCCCGAGCGCGAGGCGCTCGCGCGCTACCGCAGCCTCCTCGAGCGCGAGCCGCGCACGCAGGACGCGCCCGAGATCGCGCGCGCCGTCCGGCGGCTCGGCGCCAAGCGCGCGGCGGTGTTGTGCACGGGCACGCTCGAGCAGGCGAAGAAGGCGCTCGACGCGAACGACCTCGACCACGCCGCCTTCTTCGCCCACGCGGCCGACCGGATCGACGGCTGCGCCGACGACGCGGCGCGCCCGCTCGCCCGGGTGAACGAGGCCCGCGCCCGGCGCGCGGCGCGCGAGGAGGCGGGCCGCTGGCCGATCGACGAGCCGCCGCAGCCGACCTCCGCGGACGAGCTCAGCGACTACCAGACCCTCCTGGTCGCCACCGCGCTCGCCGACCCGGGCGCGATGATCGAAGCCGCGAGCCGCTTCCGCGAGCGCCACGACGGGAGCCCGTTCGCGCCCTCGGCCCTGTTCGCGATCGCCGTGGCGCGTGACCTGGCCGGCCACCGCGACGCGGGCCGGGCGGCGCTCGAGGAGCTGGCCGGCAACCGCGGCTCGAGCGCCGGCCGCCACGCGGCCGCCGTCCTCGCCAGCGCCGACTACAGCGCCCTCGACGCCATCCGCGACG harbors:
- a CDS encoding ABC transporter permease subunit (The N-terminal region of this protein, as described by TIGR01726, is a three transmembrane segment that identifies a subfamily of ABC transporter permease subunits, which specificities that include histidine, arginine, glutamine, glutamate, L-cystine (sic), the opines (in Agrobacterium) octopine and nopaline, etc.) is translated as MAAAGAAAADDALARLRARGTLRWGGDMQGGEPYVFQDPRDGRRLTGFEVEIADALARRLGVRAEFVQNDWQTLIPSLERGDFDVALNGIEVTPARRARVAFTRPYYAFTETLVVRRDDRSVHGLGDLRGARVGTLEGSLALDLVRAAPGVELVLYEGVEEPYLDLERGRVRAVLLDNIIAARYGLPRPTLRAAGTLGEGVYAIALRPSEPELLSAVDGALAATTGEGELRRILERWQLWDARQATLAGAPAPPVDAAAAAGTLAYVPLFVHGAGFTIVISVLAMAIAIAGGLVLSVARRYGGRVLAAAAGVYVEVFRGTPVLLQLYVLYYGLAPLLTLDAFTAAVVGLGLNYAAYESELYRAGLEAVPVGQSEAALALGMSRWLALRRIVLPQALRVALPGVANDFIALLKDSSLVSVITVVELTKQMTITAVDVRGWLGPGVLCAALYLAMSYPLSRLARRLERRLAPAPA